The DNA window AGGCAGGTCCGTGGGGCTGCCGCACGATGCAGCTATTTGCTGTATGCTTGCCCAAGTCGCAATGTCGTCACTTTGAGGAGTCGCCCATGCCCGCAATGCCAACGTTGAGCACCGCTCGGTTGATCCTCCGCCCCTTTCGGTTGAGCGACGCCCCCGTTGTCCAAGAACTGGCTGGCGCTTGGGAAGTGGCGGCCACCACCGCTGCTATCCCTCATCCCTACCCGGATGGTGTCGCCGAACAGTGGATTGCCACCCACCAGAAGGAGTACGACGAGGGCCACGCCCTCACCCTGGCCATCACCCTCAAGAGCAGCGGGGAACTCATCGGCGCCATCACTGCGATCATCGATGGCAGCAACAAAGTGGCCGAGCTCGGCTATTGGGTGGGCAAACCCTATTGGAACCAAGGCTACTGCACAGAGGCGGCCAGGGCCATGGTGGACCATGCCTTTCGCGTCCTGGGGGTGAACCGCGTCCAGGCGCGTCACATGACCAAGAATCCCGCCTCCGGGCGGGTGATGCAGAAAATTGGCATGCAGTACGAGGGCACGCTCCGGCAATCGCTCTTCCGCTGGGGCACCTTCGAAGACGCGGCGATCTACGCCATCCTCAGAGAGGAGTGGCCCTCCGGGCCAAGGGGCCAACAGGGGCGTGGCAGGGAAAGGCGAGCGCCGGAGTGATTGACAGTCTGTGTCAGCTCCTTCCGTTGGAGAGGCGATCTGCCCCACACCCACAGGGATTTCGTGGAGGAGAGAAAGGTGGACATTCAGACC is part of the Calditrichota bacterium genome and encodes:
- a CDS encoding GNAT family N-acetyltransferase — translated: MPAMPTLSTARLILRPFRLSDAPVVQELAGAWEVAATTAAIPHPYPDGVAEQWIATHQKEYDEGHALTLAITLKSSGELIGAITAIIDGSNKVAELGYWVGKPYWNQGYCTEAARAMVDHAFRVLGVNRVQARHMTKNPASGRVMQKIGMQYEGTLRQSLFRWGTFEDAAIYAILREEWPSGPRGQQGRGRERRAPE